Below is a window of Dehalococcoidales bacterium DNA.
AGCCCGTCGACAGCGCTTTCCGCATAAGCATCGGCCCCTATCCGCCTCGCCCATTGCTCGCTACAGGGTGCCCCGCCGACAATAGTCTTGACCTTATCCCGAATACCGGCCTTTTTCAGCTCTTCCTCAAGCACCATCTGTTTTTGCATGGTAGTGGTCAGCAGCGCGCTGCTACCAACTACATCGGCCCCCACCTCCCGGGCTTTCTGAACAAAGTCGGCGATGGGCACATCCCTACCCATATCATATACCTCAAAGCCATTGGCCAATAAGAAGGAAACCACTATCGATTTCCCGATGTCATGGATATCCCCTTCTACCGTTCCGATGACTACCTTCTTGGCTACCTTAACCTCCGTCGCCGGTAGCGCCTCAACGCATATTGCCGAAGCCGCCTTCATCGCCTCAGCCGCCAGCATCAACTCAGGCAGGAACAACTGCCCCCGGTCAAAGAGATCACCGACCTCAGTTATCCCGGGGACAAATCCCTCCGTTAGCACATCGTTGGGATTCATCCCGGCCGCCAGTGCCTTACGGGCAATTTCCTCAGCCCTGTCCTTATCGTAGTCAATAATTGACTGCTTTGCCTCCGCCAACAATGCCTCGTTCACCATGGTTTCACACTCCTCAGGCTGCTCTCTGCATCTCCCTGCTAATACTCTCCACCGGGGCAAGAGACAATACCACCATCCGGTCGATACCAGCCAGGTCCGGGAATACCTCTATCCTGGCGGAGGGGAAAAGGCGGCGTAGCAGAGCGGTCACTGCCCCGCCCTGTTCCTGTCCTATCTCCAGAAGCAGGAAGCCCCCGGGACGGAGCCTATCACCTATCTTACTACACAACCGGCCTATCTTTTCCAACCCATCCCGGCCTCCGTCGAGCGCCAGCAACGGCTCGAAATCCGCCAACCCCAGCCGGTAGGCCTCCCGTTGCGGAACATAGGGAAGATTAGCCACGACAAGGTCGACGGGCCCGGGTAAAGGATCAAGCATATCACCGGCCAGAAGACGTATTCTATCCGCTACCCCATGGCTCTGGCAATTAAGCCGGGCCACCCTGAGAGCAGGAGCCGATATATCAGTAGCATATATTCTGACTTCGGGCAGGCTCAGCGCAAGCACGACGGCGATAGCGCCACAACCGGTGCCGATTTCAGCCACGCTCATAACCGGACATCGGCGCGCAATCTCGAGAGCCGTATCTACCAGCAACTCGGTTTCCGGGCGGGGAATCAAGACACTGCTATCAACAGAGAAGCTCAACCCGTAAAACTCGCGGCGCCCCGTAATATAGGCGGTAGGCTCACCGCCAAGACGGCGCTCAACCAGTCGCCAGAAACCGGCTGCCTCACGGGGAGCCAATCTACGCTCCGGCTCCTGATATAACTGAACCCGGTCTATTCTTAAAGCATGCCTCAACAGCAACTCGGATTCTAAGCGGGCATCCTCGACGTTGCCAATGGCAAAGGCTTTTCGGGCACGAGTGAGAGCCTCTTTTACCGTCATATCACCTACTCTTCCAACAGCTTCGCCTGATCATCGGCAGCCAAGGTATCGACAAGTTTGTCCAGATCTCCTTCCATAATCCGGGGTAGATTACGGAGGGTTAAACCGATACGATGGTCGGAAACACGATCTTGAGGGAAGTTATAGGTCCTTATCTTTTCTGCCCGGCCGCCGGTGCCTACCTGGGAGCGGCGCTGCTCGGTTATCTCATCTTCCTGCTTCTGCTGCTCGATATCCAGCAGGCGGGCACGAAGTACCGCCATTGCCCTATTTCTGTTCTGCAGCTGCGAACGCTCGTCCTGACAGATGATCACCATACCGGACTGCAGGTGGGTAAGGCGTACGGCAGTAGACACCTTATTCACATTCTGACCACCGGCTCCCCCGCTGCGGTAGAAGTCAACCTTCAGATCATTGGGATTGATTGATACCTCTACCTCGCTCGCCTCGGGCAGTACCGCCACGGTAACTGTCGAGGTATGAATTCGCCCTGACGATTCGGTGACAGGCACCCGCTGCACCCGATGCACCCCCCGCTCGAATTTAAGCCGGCTGAAAGCACCGACGCCCTTTACCTCGAATATGATTTCCTTGAAGCCACCCCGTCCACTCTCACTACTATTAATAATGTCTATCGTCCATCCCTTAGATTGAGCATACCGGCTGTACATACGGAAAAGATCAGCAACAAACAGGGCGGCTTCATCACCACCAGCCCCCGCCCGAATTTCCATAATAACATTCTTTTCACCACTGACATCCCGGGGGACAAGGGCCGTCTTCAGCCCGGCCAGGATACGCTCCAGGTTCGCTTCAAGGCTCCCTATCTCCTGCTTGACCAGAGCCTTCATCTCCTCATCAAGTTCGCCATTCAGCATTGCCCTGGTCTCCGCCAGGGAACCGGCAGTTGCCTTATAATCCCGATACTTAGCCACCAGTTCCTCAAAACCAGCCCTCTCCTGGGCCAGCGTCTGCAACCGCTTTACATTAGAGGCTATTTGCGGCTCAGCCATCTGCTCGGTCAACTCCTGGTAACGATGCTCTATCTGCTCCAAACGCTCCAGCATAATTCGAATTACCTCGTCCAATATTATAGCACAGCCCCGGTTAGCGCTTTAAACAGGTAAGAAAGCCAGCCCGGTCTCGATTGACGGGTGCCGGCCGCTGTTGTATGATGCAGAAAATTAGAGACAGGGCGAAACCATCGGCACAAATCTGATGTCTTATGTTCATGAGTAAAGCGTCTCGCTACCCACTGATAGAAGAAGTAGACCTGAAATCATCAATGCCTGATACCTTCGATCTCTTCAGGAATGAGCAGTTCAGCTTCTTTCTGGACAGCGGGATGGATCCGCATAAGCTGGGGCGCTATTCCTTTATCGGCTCAAACCCTTTTCTAGTAATCAGAAGCCGTGGTACTGAGACTACGCTCCGCCGGGGAACCGAAAAGAGCAGACTGGGCGGCAGTCCCTTAGACACACTGAGTAATCTACTGGAAGTCTATCGGCTGGACTCCGGCCCCTCGCCGGTACCATTCATCGGCGGCGCCGTCGGCTACTTAAGCTATGACCTCTGTCACTTTATTGAGCGGCTACCCGAGACCGCCGTCGATGACCTCAAGCTACCCGAGTGTTACTTCGGCTTCTACGACCTGATCCTGTCATTTGATAACCTGCGGAGTAAGGCTTATATCATCTCAACCGGCTTTCCTGAACTAATAGAGGAAAAAAGAAGAAAAAGAGCCGTCGAACGCCTCAGTGAAGTAAAGGCCAAGCTGGCTAAGGCACCGGGCCCCGGACAAGAGCCGCCTCCGATAACTACACCCCCATCTACCGAGACGGTGAAACTCAAGGGCGGATTCACTCATTCTGAATACATCAAGGCGGTTGAGAAAGCCCGGCAGTATATCATCGCCGGTGATATCTTCGAGGTAAACCTCTCCCAGCGCTTCGAGGCCGAACTCCGCGTTGCCCCGTATGAGTTATACAAACGGCTACGGCGGATAAACCCGGCACCCTTTGCCTGTTATCTCGGCTTCAATGAGATCACCGTGGTAAGCGCCTCTCCGGAGAGGTTTCTTCGCCTGAGAGGAGACCGGGCAGAGACACGTCCCATCAAAGGCACCCGCCCGAGAGGAAAGACCCCCGAGGAAGACAAGGCGTTAGCCATAGAGCTTCTCAACAGCACAAAAGAGCGAGCCGAGAACATTATGATTGTCGACTTAGAGAGAAACGACCTGGGCCGCGTATGCCGTTTCGGCACCGTCAAGGTGACCGAACTGGTGATACTGGAGATGTTCCCTACCGTATTTCACCTTACTTCCACCGTGGAAGGCAGGCTCAGGGAGGGCAAGAACGGCATCGACCTGATTAAAGCTACCTTCCCCGGCGGTTCCATAACAGGAGCCCCCAAGATACGCTCAATGGAGATTATCGACGAACTGGAACCGACCAGAAGAGGCCCCTATACCGGTAATATCGGCTATCTAAGCTTTAACGGCGACCTTGACCTCAATATAGTTATTCGCACCTTTCTGGTCAAAGGCAGTAAATCCTACTTCCAGGTGGGCGGCGCCATTGTCTATGACTCGGACCCCGAGGCCGAGTACCAGGAAACGCTGGATAAGGCAAGCGCACTGATTGACGCCTTAAACAAGACCACAACTGAGGGAACTGAAGACGGATACGGTTATAGTAATCGATAACTACGATTCATTTGTTTATAATCTCGCCCAGTACCTGGGGGAACTGGGATGGGAACCGCTGGTCTACCGGAATGACCGGGTAACCCTGGAACAAATCGAGAGCCTTGGCCCCTCCCACATTATCATCTCCCCAGGACCCGGTACCCCGCTCGATGCGGGAGTCTCCAACGATGTTATACGCCGCTTCGCCGGCGCCATTCCCATCCTCGGTGTCTGCCTGGGCCACCAGTGTATCGGGTATGCCTATGGTGCCCGGGTCGTCCGTGCCCCTATTCCCACACACGGGAAGCGTTCCCTGATCTACCACGACGGCAGGACGATATACCGGGGCCTGCCCAGGCCATTCGAGGCAGGCCGTTACCACTCCCTGGTAATAAAGGAGTCTACACTCCCTGCGGCGCTGGAACTGACCGCAATGACCGGCGACGGAGTAGTAATGGGAATCCGCCATAAAGAATACGTCGTTGAAGGAGTACAGTTTCACCCGGAGTCAATAATGACCGATGTCGGCCACGATATACTAAAGAACTTTCTCAGCTTTTCACAGCCGAGTTGGACCAGGGAGCAGACCGGTGAGTAATGTCGTCTACCTGAATGGTGCTCTGATACCCCGCAGCCGGGCTAAGGTATCCGCTCTGGACTACGGTTTTCTCTACGGACTCGGCCTCTTCGAGACCATGCGCGCCTACGAAGGACAGGTGTTTCGTCTGGAAAGCCACTTAAGCCGTCTGAGCCGTTCCGCCGAATTACTGGGGATACCGGTCATAATATCAGAGTTGAGAGATGCGATAAGAGAAACTCTCGAGGCTAACCGTCTCCGCAATGCCCGCATCCGCGTCACTATCTCCGCCGGCGAGGGGAAAATGCCCCCCAATCCCAAGACATGCCGGAAGCCCACGGTGCTGGTGCTGGCGGAACGCTATCAGCCCTACCCCCAGGAGGTCTACCGGAGAGGCTTCCGGGCAGTTATCTCATCTATCCGCCGCAACAGCCAGTCCCCTCTGTCCGGACTGAAATCATCCAGTTACATGGAGAGCCTCCTCGCCAGACAGCAAGCCGGAGAAAGGGGGGGTGACGAAGCCATCTGTCTCAATGAAAAGGGATTTCTTGCCGAGGCCAGCATGAGCAACATCTTTCTGGTAAGCGAGGGTATACTGAGAACGCCGGGGGAAGAAAGTGGCATTCTGCCCGGAATTACCCGGAGCGTGATCATAGAGCTGGCCCTTAAGCTGGGTATCAATGTGCTTGAAGAGGACATCAGACCGATTGAGCTTTTCCAGGCCCAGGAAGCCTTCCTGACCAACTCACTGATCGAGGTAATGCCCCTTACCGAGATAGAAGGTAAGCCCGTTGCCTCGGGGAGACCGGGGGCTCTCAGCGAGAGGCTGCTTACGGAATACCGGGAGCAGGTTCTCAACGGTTGAATTTGATCTAGCTATAAAAATGGTGCACCCGGTGCTTTTATCTCTACCGTTACTGTGCTTTAATCTATGGTGTGGAAAGGCAAGGGGGCAATATCGACTCCGCTGCTAACAGCAGAGACTTTCGTCCGCCTGACTGTGTCAGGATCACCATCTTCGGCTTTGCCACGACGGCCCTCTGGAGCAGCCTGCACATTATCATCCTGCCACTCAGGATAATGGAATTCGTCCCCGAATCACAAAAGGCGACCTGGCTCGGGCTGCTTACTTTTACCGGCCTGCTCCTGGCAATAGCCGTCCAACCGATAGCCGGAATGGCCAGTGACCACTCCGGGTCCGGGTGGGGACGGAGGCGGCCTTTCATCCTTGCCGGCGGTATACTGACGCTGTCGTTCCTGCCCGGAATAGGCCTCGCCGGCAGCTTAGCCGCCCTCTTTGCCATCTATTACCTGATGCAGGTTAGTGCCAATACCGCACTGGGCCCGTATCAAGCCTTTATTCCCGACCTGGTGCCGGCAGATAGAAGAGGGCTTGCTTCAGGAGTAAAAAACCTGATCGATGTAGTGGGTGGGTTCACCTTCGTCTGGTTGGTAGGCCAGCTAATGGACCGCTACTCTCCCGGACCGGGCAGCCAGTGGCTATGGTTTAGCCTGGGCGCACTGGCCGCCGTCTTCCTGGGTACCATGGTCTTTACCATCATGAAGGTCAAGGAGCCGCCCGGAGCCGGCGGCCCCAGGTTACCTTTCCTGACCACACTGACGAGAAGTTTCCGGATCGATACCAGAGCAAACCCCGACTATATCCGTTTCCTGCTGGCCCGCCTCTTGTTTGTTATCCCCCTGACCACCTTCCAGGTGTTCGGTTTATATTTTTTCCGTGATGTCGCCGGTGTTCCTAATCCTGCTGCGGTAATGGGTAACTTTATCCTGGTCTCCGGTGGTTGTATGCTGGCAACAACCTACCTCGCCGGCCGTCTCTCGGACAGGTTGGGAAGGAGGCCGGTCGCCCTTATATCGGGAATCATCGGTACGGTAGGGATCGGGCTCCTGTTCTTCTTTCACAGCTACCACCTGATGCTGCTTGCCTCCGTCCTGATGGGGATTGGCTTCGGCGGCCTGATGAGCAGCAACTGGGCTCTGGCAGTAGACCTGGTACCCAAGGAGAAAGCCGGGCAATACATCGGCCTGACTAACCTGGCTACTGCCGGCGGCTCGGCACTGGCCCGCCTCAACGGACCGATGATCGACTTCTTTAACATCCGCAGCCCCGGCTCGGGCTACTCGGCCATGCTGCTAGCCGCAGTCCTATCTCTTATTGCCAGCTCAACCCTGTTATGGGGGATTAAGAAAAGATAGGGGTGGTATCCATCCCTGAGCACCGGCAAAGGCTATCGCTCCGTAGGCCAGTGTCCTCCCCGCCAAGCAGGCCAGGTAGAATTTCCACAGGGGAAAGCGCAGGGCACCAGCCGCTATCCCAAAGAGATCAAAGGGAAAGACGGGCACCAGGTTAAAGCCGAAGATAACCCAAAAGCCCCACTTCTTTATCCACCTCTGTACCCGTTCGTAGGCCTTTCTCTTGTCCAGCTTCAGAATTGCCCGACCGCTATACCCTGCCATGTAGCTGGTCAGCTCACCAACGGCAGCACCGCTACCACCGGCCAGTCCGATAAGGGCCGGATGAAGACAAGGAATGGTACCGAGACCGAAATAGATCCAGAAGCTGGGGATAGGGACCAGAACAGTGGCGTTCCAGAGCATACTGCCCAAGAAAATACCGGGGTAGCTTAAAGCACCGAGTTCGGTAATGCTGTCTCGATACCGGATGATGACAACCGTAATGAAAACCACCGTGGCGATACCCAGAATGGGAAGGACTTTCCCTCTCATCAATGCTCCCAGCCAGTCCCTCTTCTCACCGGGCTGCCTATCACGGCTAAACATACTGCGCATTTGGTCTCTATATTAGCATATTCGAGAGGGTAGAACGTAAAAATGGAATAGTCGCATCAAAGAAAATAACATGAACTTCATGCGCCATACCGAATCAGGCCACTAAATAGTTTGCAGCGACGTGTAGCCAGGGTATTCTCACGGAATATGGCCCCTTCACTCCCGTTTTCCAAATCTAAACATTTCCTAAATACCGGTAAAACGGCTTGTAATACGTCCGGGATGTATTATAATAGTGACTGAAGGCCGGTGTGCTTGTCCCATCGATAATGACAGATATAAGGAGGGCTACATATTATGAATAGGACATGGAAGTCAAAGACGGCGAGCATCTTGATGATAATAGGAGGTTTCCTGGGCGTTATCTTCGGCATCATAGTGGCGGCTATCAGTATCCCCGTCGGGGCAGTGACCGCCGAGATGCTCCCTGTATTCGGGATATTCCTGGAAGGTATCGGCCCGGGGTTAATCGCTCTAGGTATAGTAGCCATAGTAGCCGGTATAGTCACGCGGAGAAGAAGCAATTGGGGGCTTGCGCTAGCAGGGGCAATCTGTGCCATGTTTCCCATTCTACCCCTGGGAATAGTCGCTATTATATTTGTCGCTATGGGCAAGAAGGAGTACGCCTAGATTCAAATCACGAACTGTGCTCCTAAGGATATCACCCCGGCAATCTGTTTTTCCCAGCATATAATAGAGGTATCCACTACAAACACCGCTCAAAGGTATTTAGGGAATACCTGAGTGATATCTATTGGCGGTTATAGCAAGGTATTCAGAACATTAGGACAATACCATTATGCATCGTTGCTCTAGTTGTGGCTTGCGCTCAGGTTGAAATGAAAGACAAAGACAGCGACAAAACTAAAAGACAGTTGATACAGGAACTTGAGGCTATGCGCCGGCGCATAGCCGGATTAGAGGCATCAGCGGCTGAGAGCCAGTTCATGGAAAGAGACCGGGCTGGGGAGGTAAAGAAGCTGTTCGTGCAAGGGCCGGTAGTTGTCTTCCGGTGGCGGGCCGAAGAAGGCTGGCCGGTCGAGTATGTTTCTTCGAACCTCGAGAGTCAATTCGGCTACAGGCCGGCTGATTTTACCGACGGCGGGATATCATACCGCGACATAATCCATCCGGAGGACATACCGCATATATTAGAGGAATTGGAGCGATGCGATGAAAATAGCAAAGAATATCTCAGGCAGGAATACCGCATCAGAAGCAAGGACGGCGGTTACAGATGGGTCTATGATTATACTCTGTTAATAAGGGGCAGTACCGGAACAGCGACACACTATCTCGGCTATATTACAGACATCACCGAGAGCAAGCAGGCGGGAGAGGCAGTTCGGGAATCCGAAGCCAAATACCGGTTCCTCACCGAGAACATGACCGACATAGTCTTTACTATCGACCTGAATATGAAGACCACATATGTGAGCCCATCCGTGGAAAGAATCCTGGGCTTTACTCCCGAAGAGAGGATGAGACAGCAACCGCAAGACCAACTCACCCCGACATCGTATAAATTAGTCGCGGAGACACTGCAACGAGAATTGGAAAGAGAAAGGGCTACCGGGATAGTTGCCGATAAACTATTTACTCTTGAGCTGGAATACTATCACAAAAACGGCTCGGTAATAATCACGGAGGTAACCGCCCATGCCATTCGAGATGAGCAGGGTAAGCCGATCGGCGTCTACGGGCTGTGCCGCGATATCACCGAGCGGAAGAAGGCAGGGGAACAACTACGGGAGAGTGAGGGAAAATACCGTCTACTCGCTAACAATGCGGCGGATGTTATTTGGACCATGGATATCGATAACCCCACCCAGCTGATCTATATCAGCCCTTCCGTAAAGCAACTGCTAGGTTACAGTATTGAAGAAGCTAAGAGCAAGAAGATGGAGGAGATTTTTACCGATACCTCGTTTAAGCGTGCCATGCTGGTTTATGCGGAAGAAATGGCCAAAAAAGACGATTTTACAACAGGAGGAGCAGTAGGATCGAAAACGATCGAGTTTGAGTTGAAGCGTGCTGACGGATCTACAGTCCCTGTGGATATTAATTACAGCCTAATACGAGGCCCCGACGATCAACCCGTTCAGATGTTGGCGGTAGCCCGTGATATTACCGAGCGTAAGAGGATGGAGGAGGAGTTGGAGCAGGAGCGTGCGCTGTTTGTCAGCGGCCCCACCATCGTCTTCCGATGGCTTGCCGCCGATGGCTGGCCTATCGATTACGTCTCTCCCAACGTATACGATCTGCTGGGCTATACCGCCAAAGAGCTGATGGATGGTAAGCACCTATTCGGGGATATGTTACATCTCGATGACGTTCGTCGAATAGCCGAAGCAAACGAAAAGGCCGAACAGCGGAAGGGGCAGAGGATATTGATGGGTGAGTACCGCATCCTGACCAAGAATGGTGAAATCAAGTGGGTGCATGAGCACACGATGCTGGTCAAGGATGACCAAGGAGCGGTCAAGTACCATCACGGCTACGTTACCGACATCACCGAACAGAAAAAGACAGAGGCAGAGAAGCGGGAGATGGAGAGGAAGGCACAGGTGACCAGCCGTCTAGCATCGGTGGGCGAGATGGTCTCCGGCATCGCCCACGAGATAAACAACCCACTAACCAGCGTGGTCGGCTTCTCCGAGCTGCTGATGGAAAAAGACCTGCCCGAAGACTTGAGGAAGGACGTGGAGATTATCCACGGTGGTTCACAGCGGGCCGCCGACATCGTGAAGAGGCTGCTTACCTTCGCCCGCCAGCACAAGCCGGAGCGGACCTGTACCGGAATCAACGAGATCCTCGAAAGCACCCTGGCCCTGCGTAAGTACGCCCTGGAGACCTCCAACATCGAGGTGATTACTCTGCTCGATACCGAACTACCCTGGACAGTGGCCGATGCCGGACAGCTCCAGCAGGTGTTCCTCAACATCATCGTCAACGCCGAGACGGCGATGAAGAAGGCCCACGGCAGGGGCAGGCTTACCATCAGGACGGAGCAGGCCGGCGATAGGATACGGATATCGTTTGCCGATGACGGGCCCGGCATAGCCGGGGAGAACCTGGAGAGGATATTCGACCCCTTCTTCACCACCAGGGAGGTGGGTGAAGGAACCGGCCTGGGCTTGAGCCTGGCCCACGGCATCGTCGTCGAGCATAATGGCGCGCTGTATGCCGAGAGCGAGGAGGGCAAGGGGGCCACCTTCTTCGTCGAGCTGCCCGTAGTGATGGAGGAGGAGAAGAAGATAGAGCGGGTCGAGGAGGTCGAGACAGCCGGGAAGACCGTCGGGGGCCGGATACTGGTGGTGGATGATGAGCCGGCCATAATGGCGTTCCTGAAGAAATTACTCGGCGGCGAGGGTTATGATGTGGCGACGGCAGGCAGCGGCAGAGAAGCCCTTGAGATGACTAAGGAGCAGAGGTACAACCTTATCATCTGTGATATTAAGATGCCCGGCTTAAGCGGCGCCGAGCTGTACGACGAGCTGGGGGGAATAGCCCCTTCCCTGCAGAAGAGGGTCATCTTTATCACCGGAGACGTGATTGGCCCTGCCACCAATAAGTTCCTCAAAGCGACCGGAGTCCCTCACATAAACAAGCCCTTTGATATCGCCGAGCTGAAGAAAGAGATAAACCGGGTGATTGTTAGTGCCGGGTGAAACGGGGGCGTTCCGGCGATAACAAAGACCAACCGACATTGCCCCCCGGCCACAACCTCTGCTATACTTTGAACAGCATGCCCCCATCGTCTAGAGGCCTAGGACATCGGCCTTTCAAGCCGGTAACAGGGATTCGAATTCCCTTGGGGGCACCAGCGAATCACCTCAATCGGACGGAATACTCCCTCAACTATCCCATCGGAGATTGTAGCGCGATTTCCACTACCTCACCATCACCAAGGTAATAAATGCGGTTAATTTCAGAGCGGCTGTCCGGGCTAATCCGGGTCAGCTCTTCCGTTACCGCCACAGAGTCTATCGACCGGTTACCTTCTTCGATAAG
It encodes the following:
- a CDS encoding corrinoid protein, encoding MVNEALLAEAKQSIIDYDKDRAEEIARKALAAGMNPNDVLTEGFVPGITEVGDLFDRGQLFLPELMLAAEAMKAASAICVEALPATEVKVAKKVVIGTVEGDIHDIGKSIVVSFLLANGFEVYDMGRDVPIADFVQKAREVGADVVGSSALLTTTMQKQMVLEEELKKAGIRDKVKTIVGGAPCSEQWARRIGADAYAESAVDGLNKIKALTGLA
- the prmC gene encoding peptide chain release factor N(5)-glutamine methyltransferase, whose amino-acid sequence is MTVKEALTRARKAFAIGNVEDARLESELLLRHALRIDRVQLYQEPERRLAPREAAGFWRLVERRLGGEPTAYITGRREFYGLSFSVDSSVLIPRPETELLVDTALEIARRCPVMSVAEIGTGCGAIAVVLALSLPEVRIYATDISAPALRVARLNCQSHGVADRIRLLAGDMLDPLPGPVDLVVANLPYVPQREAYRLGLADFEPLLALDGGRDGLEKIGRLCSKIGDRLRPGGFLLLEIGQEQGGAVTALLRRLFPSARIEVFPDLAGIDRMVVLSLAPVESISREMQRAA
- the prfA gene encoding peptide chain release factor 1 — translated: MLERLEQIEHRYQELTEQMAEPQIASNVKRLQTLAQERAGFEELVAKYRDYKATAGSLAETRAMLNGELDEEMKALVKQEIGSLEANLERILAGLKTALVPRDVSGEKNVIMEIRAGAGGDEAALFVADLFRMYSRYAQSKGWTIDIINSSESGRGGFKEIIFEVKGVGAFSRLKFERGVHRVQRVPVTESSGRIHTSTVTVAVLPEASEVEVSINPNDLKVDFYRSGGAGGQNVNKVSTAVRLTHLQSGMVIICQDERSQLQNRNRAMAVLRARLLDIEQQKQEDEITEQRRSQVGTGGRAEKIRTYNFPQDRVSDHRIGLTLRNLPRIMEGDLDKLVDTLAADDQAKLLEE
- the pabB gene encoding aminodeoxychorismate synthase component I yields the protein MSKASRYPLIEEVDLKSSMPDTFDLFRNEQFSFFLDSGMDPHKLGRYSFIGSNPFLVIRSRGTETTLRRGTEKSRLGGSPLDTLSNLLEVYRLDSGPSPVPFIGGAVGYLSYDLCHFIERLPETAVDDLKLPECYFGFYDLILSFDNLRSKAYIISTGFPELIEEKRRKRAVERLSEVKAKLAKAPGPGQEPPPITTPPSTETVKLKGGFTHSEYIKAVEKARQYIIAGDIFEVNLSQRFEAELRVAPYELYKRLRRINPAPFACYLGFNEITVVSASPERFLRLRGDRAETRPIKGTRPRGKTPEEDKALAIELLNSTKERAENIMIVDLERNDLGRVCRFGTVKVTELVILEMFPTVFHLTSTVEGRLREGKNGIDLIKATFPGGSITGAPKIRSMEIIDELEPTRRGPYTGNIGYLSFNGDLDLNIVIRTFLVKGSKSYFQVGGAIVYDSDPEAEYQETLDKASALIDALNKTTTEGTEDGYGYSNR
- a CDS encoding aminodeoxychorismate/anthranilate synthase component II; translation: MGWEPLVYRNDRVTLEQIESLGPSHIIISPGPGTPLDAGVSNDVIRRFAGAIPILGVCLGHQCIGYAYGARVVRAPIPTHGKRSLIYHDGRTIYRGLPRPFEAGRYHSLVIKESTLPAALELTAMTGDGVVMGIRHKEYVVEGVQFHPESIMTDVGHDILKNFLSFSQPSWTREQTGE
- a CDS encoding aminotransferase class IV produces the protein MSNVVYLNGALIPRSRAKVSALDYGFLYGLGLFETMRAYEGQVFRLESHLSRLSRSAELLGIPVIISELRDAIRETLEANRLRNARIRVTISAGEGKMPPNPKTCRKPTVLVLAERYQPYPQEVYRRGFRAVISSIRRNSQSPLSGLKSSSYMESLLARQQAGERGGDEAICLNEKGFLAEASMSNIFLVSEGILRTPGEESGILPGITRSVIIELALKLGINVLEEDIRPIELFQAQEAFLTNSLIEVMPLTEIEGKPVASGRPGALSERLLTEYREQVLNG
- a CDS encoding MFS transporter, translating into MERQGGNIDSAANSRDFRPPDCVRITIFGFATTALWSSLHIIILPLRIMEFVPESQKATWLGLLTFTGLLLAIAVQPIAGMASDHSGSGWGRRRPFILAGGILTLSFLPGIGLAGSLAALFAIYYLMQVSANTALGPYQAFIPDLVPADRRGLASGVKNLIDVVGGFTFVWLVGQLMDRYSPGPGSQWLWFSLGALAAVFLGTMVFTIMKVKEPPGAGGPRLPFLTTLTRSFRIDTRANPDYIRFLLARLLFVIPLTTFQVFGLYFFRDVAGVPNPAAVMGNFILVSGGCMLATTYLAGRLSDRLGRRPVALISGIIGTVGIGLLFFFHSYHLMLLASVLMGIGFGGLMSSNWALAVDLVPKEKAGQYIGLTNLATAGGSALARLNGPMIDFFNIRSPGSGYSAMLLAAVLSLIASSTLLWGIKKR
- a CDS encoding VTT domain-containing protein codes for the protein MFSRDRQPGEKRDWLGALMRGKVLPILGIATVVFITVVIIRYRDSITELGALSYPGIFLGSMLWNATVLVPIPSFWIYFGLGTIPCLHPALIGLAGGSGAAVGELTSYMAGYSGRAILKLDKRKAYERVQRWIKKWGFWVIFGFNLVPVFPFDLFGIAAGALRFPLWKFYLACLAGRTLAYGAIAFAGAQGWIPPLSFLNPP
- a CDS encoding PAS domain S-box protein, which gives rise to MKDKDSDKTKRQLIQELEAMRRRIAGLEASAAESQFMERDRAGEVKKLFVQGPVVVFRWRAEEGWPVEYVSSNLESQFGYRPADFTDGGISYRDIIHPEDIPHILEELERCDENSKEYLRQEYRIRSKDGGYRWVYDYTLLIRGSTGTATHYLGYITDITESKQAGEAVRESEAKYRFLTENMTDIVFTIDLNMKTTYVSPSVERILGFTPEERMRQQPQDQLTPTSYKLVAETLQRELERERATGIVADKLFTLELEYYHKNGSVIITEVTAHAIRDEQGKPIGVYGLCRDITERKKAGEQLRESEGKYRLLANNAADVIWTMDIDNPTQLIYISPSVKQLLGYSIEEAKSKKMEEIFTDTSFKRAMLVYAEEMAKKDDFTTGGAVGSKTIEFELKRADGSTVPVDINYSLIRGPDDQPVQMLAVARDITERKRMEEELEQERALFVSGPTIVFRWLAADGWPIDYVSPNVYDLLGYTAKELMDGKHLFGDMLHLDDVRRIAEANEKAEQRKGQRILMGEYRILTKNGEIKWVHEHTMLVKDDQGAVKYHHGYVTDITEQKKTEAEKREMERKAQVTSRLASVGEMVSGIAHEINNPLTSVVGFSELLMEKDLPEDLRKDVEIIHGGSQRAADIVKRLLTFARQHKPERTCTGINEILESTLALRKYALETSNIEVITLLDTELPWTVADAGQLQQVFLNIIVNAETAMKKAHGRGRLTIRTEQAGDRIRISFADDGPGIAGENLERIFDPFFTTREVGEGTGLGLSLAHGIVVEHNGALYAESEEGKGATFFVELPVVMEEEKKIERVEEVETAGKTVGGRILVVDDEPAIMAFLKKLLGGEGYDVATAGSGREALEMTKEQRYNLIICDIKMPGLSGAELYDELGGIAPSLQKRVIFITGDVIGPATNKFLKATGVPHINKPFDIAELKKEINRVIVSAG